A window of Acinonyx jubatus isolate Ajub_Pintada_27869175 chromosome E4, VMU_Ajub_asm_v1.0, whole genome shotgun sequence contains these coding sequences:
- the KIAA0040 gene encoding uncharacterized protein KIAA0040 homolog: MEKISSFFSIIWDTILTKHQQGLFNTICLGILLGLPLLVVMTFIFICCHCCWSRPGKSGPQPERNKGKKKKKKRKAEEDLWISAQPKLLQMEKRPSLPV; encoded by the coding sequence ATGGAGAAGATCAGCTCTTTCTTCAGCATCATTTGGGACACCATCTTGACCAAACACCAACAGGGCCTCTTTAACACCATCTGCCTGGGCATCCTGCTGGGGCTGCCACTACTAGTGGTCATGACATTCATCTTCATCTGTTGCCACTGCTGCTGGAGCCGGCCAGGCAAGAGTGGCCCACAGCCGGAGCgaaacaaagggaagaagaaaaagaagaagaggaaggccGAGGAAGACCTCTGGATCTCTGCTCAGCCCAAGCTTCTCCAGATGGAAAAGAGGCCATCACTGCCTGTCTAG